GACCAAGGCGGTGACGACCAACTGGCCCGTGCGGTGCCGCGCGTTCGACCCGGCTGGCAACTCGGCGTACAGCCCCAGCGTCACGGTCACCGTGACCCGCTGAGAGGACCTGGAATACCGGTGGTGGCCGCCGTCACACGCCACCCCCGGTGATGCCACTCCCCGGGCGGCTCAGTGCATGGAGGGCCGCTCCGCCTCCATGCCTGCGGCCTTTCCGATGCGCGGGGCGATGCCCTCGTCGATCTGCCGGAGCAGCGCCTTGCAGAAGGCCGGCAGGTCGTCCGGCTTGCGCGAGGTGATGAGGTTGCCGTCCTCCACCACCTCGCGGTCCACCCAATTCGCGCCCGCGTTCATCAGGTCCTTCTTGATGGAGGGCCAGGACGTCACCGTCCGGCCGTCCGCGATGTCCGCCTCGGCCAGCATCCATCCCGCGTGGCAGATGGCCGCGATGGGCTTGTCCTGCGAGGAGAACTCCTGGACCAGGTTCACCACGTCCTCGTCCATCCGCAGGTGGTCCGGCGAATAGCCGCCGGGGATGACCAGCGCATCGAAGTCATCCGCGGAGACCTCGGCGGCGGCCTTCTCGGAGGTGATGGTCTCCTTGCCCTTCTTGCCCTTGAGCTGCTTGCCCGCCTTGCTGCTGACGATGACGGCCTCGTGGCCCGCCTGCTTCACCTGGTCAAACGGCACGCGAAACTCAGAGTCCTCGAAGTCCGAGGCGACGATGAACATGATCCGAGCCATGGTTCCTCCTGCAAGAGTGGCGGGAGCGCCTCTCCCGTCCAGTGCAAGGTGTCCACGCGCGGTGTGCTGACAACGGGCGCCCCTCGGTGCGGCGGGCAGTGCCACGGCTGCATGCCTGCTCCTCCTCCAGGAGGAGGTCAGCTCATCGCGAGGGAGAGGGCCACGGGATGACGCCCAGCTCGTCGGCAGCGAGGAGGTACTCGCCTATCAGACGTCCCTGCGCGGCGATGCGGTGGGGCGTGGAGATCCCCGCGAGCACCTCGCGTCCCCGGTCTCTCCAGGCCGCCTCCCCCGTCAGCGTGTGGAGTGCGGCCAGGAAGCGCGCTGCCCCCACGTTCTGGGCAAAGGGGCGGTCCCGCCGTGCGAAGACTCCCACCGCATCCGCGTCGGGAGTGGCCTCGTAGAGCGCCCCACCCTCCGGCGCCGCGAAGTCTTTCACGAGCCGCGCGCCCATCTGCAGCGCGGCCTCACGGTAGCGGGCCTCTCCGGTCCGCTGGGCCAGCAGCGCCAGTGCTCTCCCGAGTGCCGCCGCGTCTCCCAGGTAGCGCGAGCCGGAGCGGTGAGAGGCCTCACGCCATACCTTGCCTTCCTCACGGACATGGCTGGTCAGCAGGACGTCCGCGGCCTTTCGGGCCCGCGCGAGGAGCTCGGGGTCGCCCGTCACCTCATGGAGCGCGAGCAGCGCGGAGATCGCCAGCCCGTTCTCGCGGGAGTACACGTGGGTGTCCACCCAGGGCAGCCCAAGCGCGCGCCGCCCCGCCTCGTCCTTCGCGTAGTACACGTGGCCGTCGACGAAGGGGATGCTCCGGTCATGCGAGCCCACGTCCGCATCCTGGTTCGTATAGAAGGTGCCATCCGGCGCGCCCAGGAAGGTCTCCATGTACCGGGCGATAGCGCGGGCCTCGGCAAGCACCGCGTCATCCTTTGTCAGCGCCCAAGCGCGGGCATATGCCTCCACGTTGGGTGCCTGCTGCCCCATGAGCTTCTCGTAGTGCTGCGCGTTCCAGTGCCGGGCGGCCGAGTACTGGTAGACGCCGCCCCACACCGGATCGTGGATGGGGCGCTGATGGGCCAGGGTGAACACCACCCGCTCGCGTGCCTGACGGTCTCCCCTCGCGGCGCGCCGCACCTCGAGCTCGAGGTTTTCTCCAATGGGCACCTTCTGGAACGCGCCCCAGCTGCCCTCGCGCTCGTCATAGGTGGCATCCATGCGCTGGAGCGCGGAAGCGGCCGCCCACGGGAGCATGCCGGGGGTGGCCGGCACATCCACCGGCAGCGTGGTGGCGGCCTCCTGTTTCTCCCGTGCCAGTGCCTCGACGCTCCGGAGCAGCTCGAGGAACCGGTCCGCGGGGAGATAGCCGCGGTACTTGCCAATCTCCTCGGCCTCGGGGCTGAGGAGGATGGTGGCGGGCCAGCCATAGTCCGACCAGCGCTCGGCGAGATCCGGGCGCGAGTCCACGTCCACGCGGATGGTGACGAAGCGCTCGTGGAGGATCCGGCCTACCTCGGCGTCTCGGTAGGTCGTCTCGTCCATCACGTGGCACCAGTGGCACCACTCGGCGGCACCATCGATGAGCACGTAGCGCCCCTCGCGCCTGGCACGGGCGAAGGCCTCGGGGCCGTACTCCTCCCAGGTGAAGGCTTGGGCCAGGCCTTTCTCCCGGGCATGGACGATGTTCACCTGGGAAGGAGTCCCCTCGCGGACGAGCCCCCCAGGGCCGGTGGACGTGCGGCAGGCGGCGGTCATGAGCAGCAGCAGGGTCGAGCAGAGCCGGAAGTTCACGAGGCCAGAATACGGGAGAGCCGCTCGAACGGTTTCATGGGGCGTTCGTCGCCCGACGATCTCCTTTGAGTCCGATGGCGGGAGGCCTCCCCCGCAGACATATGAAGGGGCATGCGCCTCCCCCACCCGGTCCTCCTGGTTGCCCTGGCCGTGCTCGCTGTCACCGCTTCCGGCTGCCGCAAGGCCCAGGCGCAAGCGCCCTACTGCCTCCGGGTAGCGGACGGATGGGGACCGGATGGGACGGTGCCCTTCACGGTGGACATCGTCGCGGAGGGTCTCGAGGTTCCCTGGGGCATCGCGTTCCTCCCGGGCGGGGATGCGCTCGTCACCGAGCGGCCGGGCCGCGTGCGCCTGCTCCGAGGCGGGGTGTTGCAGTCGCAGCCGGTGGCCACCCTCCCCATCGCCAGCAGCAGCGAGGGCGGCCTGCTCGGCATCGCCGCGCACCCGGACTTCGCCAGCAACCGCCAGTTCTACCTCTATGTGACGACTGCGGCGGGCGGCCCCCCCGAGAACCGCGTGGAGCGCTGGACGCTCTCGGAGGACCACGCCTCGGCCACCTTCGAGCGCGTCATCTTCGGCGGCATCCCCTCTGCCACGTACCATGACGGTGGGCGGCTGCGCTTCGGGCCGGATGGGATGCTCTACGTGGGCACCGGCGACGCGCGCGAGCCCAGCCTTGCTCAGAACGCACAGAGCCCCTCGGGCAAGCTGCTCCGCCTCACGCCGGACGGGCAGGTGCCCGCGGACAATCCCTTTCCAGGCTCGCCCGTGTTCCTCCTGGGCGTGCGCAACACCCAGGGCTGGGACTGGAAGGATCGCGACACGCTCTACCTCACGGACCACGGGCCCAGCGGCGAGCTGATGCGCCGAGCGCACGATGAGGTCAATCTGGCCCGCGCGGGCGACAACCTGGGCTGGCCGGAGATCTACAGCTGCGAGGCACGCGAGGGAATGGTAACGCCGTCGCTCACCTTTGGTGACGCCATGCCTCCGGGAGGGGCCTCGCTCTACACCGGCGATGCCATCCCCGAGTGGAAGGGCTCGCTGCTCATCGGCACGCTGGGCTCCCAACACCTGCACCGCGTGATGTTCGACGCGAAGGATCCCCGCGTGGTCGCGAAGCATGAGGTGTACCTGCGCGACACCCATGGCCGGCTGCGTGACGTCCTCATGGGCCCGGATGGGCACCTCTACGTCACCACCAGCAACTGCGATGGACGCGGCGACTGCGGCGCCAGCAAGGACCGCATCCTCCGGCTGAGGCGCTGAGGCCGCTGCACGCCCGCTGAAAGAAAAGCCCCTCCCTCGCTCGAAGCGAAGGAGGGGCGAAGGGACTCACTCCGGAGCGGGGTGGACTACCCGGCGATGGTGCCGCGGAACAGCTCCAGCGCGGGGCGGGTGTTCAGGGGCTGGTTGAGGCCCGGGGGCAGCGGCCGCGACGGGAGCGGCAGGGTGGGCACCGGGTAGGGGCCCCACTTGTCCTGGTCGCCCTTCAGGTTGTGGAAGGAGATGTTGCCGTCCGCCACATGCTGCATGAAGTTCGTCACCATGTCGCCGAGCCAGCCGCCGAAGTCCCCGCGCACGTCCGCGATCTGCTCCTGCTGATCCAGCAGGCCGGTGGCCTCGTTCGCGGTGATGTTGCCGTTGGCGCGGCCGTTGGCGATCCGGTCGATCTGCGCCGCCTGCGTCTGGGCGCCGGAGTCCCAGCGGGCGCCCAGGTCGCGCTGCCCGTTGTGGCCGGCCTGGTAGATGCTCAGGTCCGCCTGCGCCTGCATCGCGCGCAGCTGGAGCTTCTCCGCCGTCGTCAGCTTGCCGTCGGCCATGGCCTTGTCCGTGGCCTTGGAGATGCTCTCCTGCTGCTGCAACAGGCGCTCTGCCTCCTGCGAGGTGATG
This window of the Hyalangium minutum genome carries:
- a CDS encoding type 1 glutamine amidotransferase domain-containing protein — protein: MARIMFIVASDFEDSEFRVPFDQVKQAGHEAVIVSSKAGKQLKGKKGKETITSEKAAAEVSADDFDALVIPGGYSPDHLRMDEDVVNLVQEFSSQDKPIAAICHAGWMLAEADIADGRTVTSWPSIKKDLMNAGANWVDREVVEDGNLITSRKPDDLPAFCKALLRQIDEGIAPRIGKAAGMEAERPSMH
- a CDS encoding DUF255 domain-containing protein, whose translation is MNFRLCSTLLLLMTAACRTSTGPGGLVREGTPSQVNIVHAREKGLAQAFTWEEYGPEAFARARREGRYVLIDGAAEWCHWCHVMDETTYRDAEVGRILHERFVTIRVDVDSRPDLAERWSDYGWPATILLSPEAEEIGKYRGYLPADRFLELLRSVEALAREKQEAATTLPVDVPATPGMLPWAAASALQRMDATYDEREGSWGAFQKVPIGENLELEVRRAARGDRQARERVVFTLAHQRPIHDPVWGGVYQYSAARHWNAQHYEKLMGQQAPNVEAYARAWALTKDDAVLAEARAIARYMETFLGAPDGTFYTNQDADVGSHDRSIPFVDGHVYYAKDEAGRRALGLPWVDTHVYSRENGLAISALLALHEVTGDPELLARARKAADVLLTSHVREEGKVWREASHRSGSRYLGDAAALGRALALLAQRTGEARYREAALQMGARLVKDFAAPEGGALYEATPDADAVGVFARRDRPFAQNVGAARFLAALHTLTGEAAWRDRGREVLAGISTPHRIAAQGRLIGEYLLAADELGVIPWPSPSR
- a CDS encoding PQQ-dependent sugar dehydrogenase; translated protein: MRLPHPVLLVALAVLAVTASGCRKAQAQAPYCLRVADGWGPDGTVPFTVDIVAEGLEVPWGIAFLPGGDALVTERPGRVRLLRGGVLQSQPVATLPIASSSEGGLLGIAAHPDFASNRQFYLYVTTAAGGPPENRVERWTLSEDHASATFERVIFGGIPSATYHDGGRLRFGPDGMLYVGTGDAREPSLAQNAQSPSGKLLRLTPDGQVPADNPFPGSPVFLLGVRNTQGWDWKDRDTLYLTDHGPSGELMRRAHDEVNLARAGDNLGWPEIYSCEAREGMVTPSLTFGDAMPPGGASLYTGDAIPEWKGSLLIGTLGSQHLHRVMFDAKDPRVVAKHEVYLRDTHGRLRDVLMGPDGHLYVTTSNCDGRGDCGASKDRILRLRR